The Burkholderia mayonis genome window below encodes:
- a CDS encoding DUF3375 domain-containing protein, translating to MPLDYPTLDALRTRHPAWRLLRSDHAPLAVSFLHRVFVAPNVRVVAAPVLAEALEDELYGLRELLGEGAFPKPALEYLNDWAGPEKGWLRKFYRPGSDEPQFDLTPAAEKAIAWLGTLTERSFVGTESRLLTLFELLRQMGEGSEADPEKRLAELHARRGQIDEEIARVEAGDVRLLDDAALKDRFQQFMQMARELLTDFREVEQNFRLLDRHVRERIALWEGSKGALIEEIMGERDAIADSDQGSSFRAFWDFLMSSRRQEELSERLERVLELPAIMEMRPDARMRRVHYDWLEAGEHTQRTVAQLSQQLRRFLDDRAWLENRRIMDILRGIETKALALREAPPPGAVTEIETASADIELPMERPLYVPALRPLITNVALETGETDLDPSALYTQIVVDRARLAGHIRRCLQDRPQVTLAELAASQPLAHGLAELVAYMQLGAEAGSFRATVDETISDTIEWQANDANGTVIVKRATMPRVIFTR from the coding sequence ATGCCCCTCGACTACCCTACCCTCGATGCGCTGCGCACGCGGCACCCCGCCTGGCGCCTGTTACGCTCCGATCATGCGCCGCTCGCGGTCAGTTTCCTGCATCGAGTGTTCGTCGCACCAAACGTACGCGTCGTGGCGGCTCCTGTTCTTGCCGAAGCACTCGAGGACGAGCTTTATGGGTTGCGCGAACTGCTCGGCGAAGGCGCTTTCCCGAAGCCCGCGCTCGAATATCTGAACGACTGGGCTGGCCCCGAAAAGGGATGGTTGCGCAAGTTCTATCGCCCAGGTTCCGATGAACCGCAGTTCGACCTGACCCCCGCTGCGGAGAAAGCGATCGCGTGGCTCGGCACGCTGACGGAACGCAGCTTTGTCGGCACGGAATCGCGGCTCCTGACACTTTTCGAGCTGCTGCGGCAGATGGGCGAAGGCAGCGAGGCGGATCCGGAAAAGCGTCTTGCCGAGCTCCACGCGCGGCGCGGCCAGATCGACGAAGAAATCGCTCGTGTGGAGGCGGGTGACGTCCGGCTGCTCGACGATGCCGCGCTCAAGGATCGCTTTCAGCAATTCATGCAGATGGCGCGCGAACTGCTCACGGACTTCCGCGAAGTCGAACAAAATTTTCGGCTGCTGGACCGGCATGTACGCGAGCGAATCGCGCTCTGGGAAGGATCGAAGGGCGCGCTCATCGAGGAAATCATGGGCGAGCGCGACGCGATCGCCGATTCGGATCAGGGCAGCAGCTTCCGGGCGTTTTGGGACTTCCTGATGTCGAGCCGCCGTCAAGAGGAACTCTCGGAACGGCTCGAGCGCGTGCTCGAGTTGCCCGCGATCATGGAAATGCGGCCCGACGCGCGCATGCGGCGCGTTCACTATGACTGGCTGGAAGCGGGCGAACATACACAACGCACCGTTGCGCAGCTCTCGCAGCAGCTTCGACGCTTCCTCGACGATCGAGCGTGGCTAGAAAACCGCCGCATCATGGACATTCTGCGTGGTATCGAAACGAAAGCGCTTGCGCTGCGCGAAGCGCCTCCGCCAGGCGCCGTCACGGAGATCGAGACCGCATCCGCTGATATCGAGCTGCCAATGGAGCGCCCGCTTTACGTGCCGGCGCTGCGCCCTCTCATCACCAACGTCGCACTCGAGACCGGCGAGACGGACCTCGATCCCTCTGCACTCTACACGCAGATCGTCGTCGATCGCGCGCGCCTCGCAGGCCACATCCGCCGATGCCTCCAAGATCGGCCGCAAGTGACGCTTGCCGAATTGGCCGCGTCACAGCCGCTCGCGCATGGGCTCGCCGAGCTCGTCGCCTATATGCAACTGGGCGCCGAAGCGGGATCATTTCGGGCGACTGTCGACGAAACCATCTCCGATACCATCGAATGGCAGGCGAACGACGCCAACGGAACAGTAATCGTCAAGCGTGCGACCATGCCGCGCGTGATTTTCACAAGGTAG
- a CDS encoding DUF4194 domain-containing protein: protein MTEEQQASSLGRGDLPAVAIALLKGVVYRDGNERLWAALLELQTHVRDYVAVLGLELVVDEAEGYAFVKSRAEHDAEAGVDQTKLPRLVVRRPLSFPVSLLLALLRKKLAEWDAGGGDTRLVLAREDIVELARVFLPASTNEARLVDQIDTHVNKIVELGFLRRMKATSGPPTFEVRRILKAFVDAQWLLDFDARLAGYRAHLQDSTVSDQRESRDE, encoded by the coding sequence ATGACGGAAGAACAGCAAGCCTCGTCGCTTGGTCGAGGTGATTTGCCGGCGGTTGCCATCGCGTTGCTCAAGGGCGTGGTTTATCGCGATGGAAACGAGCGCCTCTGGGCCGCGCTGCTCGAATTGCAGACACACGTGCGCGACTACGTCGCCGTGCTCGGCCTCGAACTGGTCGTGGACGAGGCGGAAGGCTACGCCTTCGTAAAAAGCCGCGCCGAGCACGACGCCGAAGCCGGCGTCGACCAGACCAAGCTACCCCGGCTCGTTGTCCGGCGCCCACTCTCGTTCCCCGTGAGCCTGTTGCTCGCACTGCTTCGAAAGAAACTGGCGGAATGGGATGCCGGCGGCGGCGACACACGGCTCGTTCTTGCACGCGAGGACATCGTCGAACTCGCACGCGTATTCCTTCCCGCGAGTACTAACGAGGCACGCCTGGTCGATCAGATCGATACACACGTGAACAAGATCGTCGAACTGGGCTTCCTGCGCCGGATGAAGGCCACGAGCGGGCCACCGACATTCGAGGTACGGCGTATTCTCAAAGCATTCGTCGATGCGCAATGGCTGCTCGATTTCGACGCGCGGCTCGCGGGCTATCGGGCGCACCTTCAAGATTCGACGGTTTCGGACCAACGGGAGAGTCGCGATGAATGA